The following are encoded together in the Nocardioides thalensis genome:
- a CDS encoding cytochrome b, with the protein MRLRNGQHGYGAVTKALHWLTVALFATQFVVGYTMDTDPDLPQVECDPVGEGRSGGDTSDAEDERLDRVEERCEAREDAREQAAEEQIPTLHVVLGIAILAVGLVRVAWRRLTPLPPWDPRLSTTDQRVVHATEAVLLSLMFVVPATGLLLVADRDLVALHVVAHVCFFVALGAHLTMVLGRRLLPRMLPGSRPVA; encoded by the coding sequence ATGCGGCTGCGCAACGGACAGCACGGCTACGGCGCCGTCACCAAGGCGCTGCACTGGCTGACCGTGGCGCTGTTCGCCACGCAGTTCGTCGTGGGCTACACGATGGACACCGACCCGGACCTGCCGCAGGTGGAGTGCGACCCGGTGGGCGAGGGACGCAGCGGCGGCGACACCTCCGACGCGGAGGACGAGCGGCTCGACCGGGTCGAGGAGCGCTGCGAGGCGCGCGAGGACGCTCGGGAGCAGGCGGCGGAGGAGCAGATCCCGACCCTGCACGTGGTTCTCGGCATCGCGATCCTCGCGGTCGGCCTGGTGCGGGTCGCCTGGCGCCGGCTGACACCGCTGCCGCCGTGGGACCCGCGGCTCTCGACCACCGACCAGCGCGTGGTCCACGCGACCGAGGCGGTCCTGCTCTCCCTGATGTTCGTCGTGCCCGCGACCGGCCTGCTCCTCGTCGCCGACCGCGACCTCGTGGCCCTGCACGTGGTGGCGCACGTCTGCTTCTTCGTGGCGCTCGGCGCACACCTGACGATGGTGCTCGGGCGGCGGCTGCTGCCGCGGATGCTCCCGGGGAGCCGCCCCGTCGCCTAG
- a CDS encoding crotonase/enoyl-CoA hydratase family protein, which yields MSTDAAPVRTSPDCLVEQDGHKLIVTMNRPERRNALSTEMLRIMEEAWDRVNEDQEIRVCILTGAGGYFCAGMDLKTANEKPPSESFESGEYDPTVIKGLLKGFRLTKPLIAAVEGPAIAGGTEILQGTDIRVAGESAKFGVAEARWSLYPMGGSAVRLPRQIPYTVAAELLLTGRTLLAPEAKELGLIGHVVPDGEALAKAHEIADMIAANGPLAVQAILRTMRESEGKHEDECWAADAKIGAAVFSSDDAKEGPRAFLEKRKPEFKGR from the coding sequence ATGAGCACCGATGCCGCACCCGTCCGCACGTCGCCCGACTGCCTCGTCGAGCAGGACGGCCACAAGCTGATCGTCACCATGAACCGGCCCGAGCGGCGCAACGCGCTGTCGACGGAGATGCTGCGGATCATGGAGGAAGCCTGGGACCGGGTGAACGAGGACCAGGAGATCCGGGTCTGCATCCTGACCGGCGCCGGCGGCTACTTCTGCGCGGGGATGGACCTGAAGACCGCGAACGAGAAGCCGCCGTCGGAGAGCTTCGAGTCCGGCGAGTACGACCCGACGGTCATCAAGGGGCTGCTCAAGGGCTTCCGTCTCACCAAGCCGCTGATCGCGGCGGTCGAGGGCCCCGCGATTGCCGGCGGGACCGAGATCCTCCAGGGCACCGACATCCGGGTCGCGGGCGAGTCGGCGAAGTTCGGTGTGGCCGAGGCGCGGTGGAGCCTCTACCCGATGGGCGGCAGCGCCGTACGGCTGCCTCGCCAGATCCCCTACACCGTCGCCGCCGAGCTGCTGCTCACCGGCCGCACGCTGCTCGCACCGGAGGCGAAGGAGCTGGGACTGATCGGCCACGTGGTGCCGGACGGCGAGGCGCTGGCGAAGGCGCACGAGATCGCCGACATGATCGCCGCCAACGGGCCGCTCGCCGTGCAGGCGATCTTGCGGACGATGCGGGAGTCCGAGGGCAAGCACGAGGACGAGTGCTGGGCGGCCGACGCGAAGATCGGTGCGGCGGTGTTCTCCTCCGACGACGCCAAGGAGGGCCCGCGGGCGTTCCTGGAGAAGCGGAAGCCGGAGTTCAAGGGGCGTTGA
- a CDS encoding AMP-binding protein has translation MALNIADLFEHAVDAVPDAPAVQVGERTVTFAGLEADSNRLAHFLASRGIGAGDHVGLYAKNSIEHVIALLAILKVRAVAINVNYRYVAGELDYIFDNADLKGLVLDRVYSDLVAEVSPKHEKLQTFVVLPDPIEVDDASDVSPFGGVLLSDALEGQSAERDFGERSPDDIHIIYTGGTTGYPKGVMWRHEDFWRVLGGGIDFMTGEPLEEYDQSKKAAEGNSLVTLPLSPLMHGGAQASLLMHLFAGQVTILEPKFDPVRTWELVDKHQVQMLFMTGDAMARPLIEAYEAGDYSGQTLFAIASSAAIFSKSVKERWMARFPNAVFTDSIGSSETGFQGTGLQDASALSTDGPVVSIPKTTAIIADDGTILDPATDIGKIGRTARAGNVPVGYYKDPEKSARTFVEIDGVRYSIPGDYARIEEGNRITLLGRGSNCINTGGEKVYPEEVEQAIKAHPSVYDTLVVGLPDDKYGQTVAAVVQPREGETVELEELRTFLRSHISGYKLPRFLTLVDQIPRNATGKAQYPKAKDLAIAAQTAGTAQTSDSTAVPNGANV, from the coding sequence GTGGCCTTGAACATCGCTGACCTCTTCGAGCACGCCGTCGACGCCGTACCCGATGCCCCTGCCGTGCAGGTGGGGGAGCGCACCGTCACCTTCGCCGGGCTGGAGGCCGACTCCAACCGGCTCGCCCACTTCCTCGCGAGCCGCGGGATCGGCGCCGGTGACCACGTCGGGCTCTACGCCAAGAACAGCATCGAGCACGTCATCGCGCTGCTCGCGATCCTCAAGGTCCGCGCAGTGGCGATCAACGTGAACTACCGCTACGTCGCGGGCGAGCTCGACTACATCTTCGACAACGCCGACCTCAAGGGCCTGGTGCTCGACCGGGTCTACAGCGACCTGGTCGCCGAGGTGTCTCCGAAGCACGAGAAGCTCCAGACCTTCGTGGTGCTGCCCGACCCGATCGAGGTCGACGACGCCTCCGACGTCTCCCCGTTCGGCGGCGTGCTGCTGTCCGATGCGCTCGAGGGGCAGAGCGCCGAGCGCGACTTCGGCGAGCGCAGCCCCGACGACATCCACATCATCTACACCGGCGGCACGACGGGCTACCCGAAGGGCGTCATGTGGCGCCACGAGGACTTCTGGCGCGTGCTCGGCGGGGGCATCGACTTCATGACCGGCGAGCCGCTCGAGGAGTACGACCAGTCCAAGAAGGCGGCGGAGGGCAACAGCCTGGTGACGCTGCCGCTGAGCCCGCTCATGCACGGCGGGGCGCAGGCCTCGCTGCTGATGCACCTCTTCGCCGGCCAGGTGACCATCCTCGAGCCGAAGTTCGACCCGGTGCGCACGTGGGAGCTCGTCGACAAGCACCAGGTGCAGATGCTCTTCATGACCGGAGACGCCATGGCGCGCCCGCTGATCGAGGCCTACGAGGCGGGCGACTACAGCGGCCAGACGCTGTTCGCGATCGCGTCGAGCGCCGCGATCTTCTCCAAGTCCGTCAAGGAGCGCTGGATGGCGCGGTTCCCGAACGCCGTCTTCACCGACTCGATCGGCTCCTCCGAGACCGGGTTCCAGGGCACCGGCCTCCAGGACGCGAGCGCACTGTCGACCGACGGCCCGGTCGTGTCCATCCCGAAGACGACCGCGATCATCGCCGACGACGGCACGATCCTCGACCCGGCGACCGACATCGGCAAGATCGGCCGTACGGCGCGCGCGGGCAACGTCCCGGTCGGCTACTACAAGGACCCCGAGAAGTCCGCGCGCACGTTCGTCGAGATCGACGGCGTCCGCTACTCGATCCCCGGCGACTACGCCCGGATCGAGGAGGGCAACCGGATCACCCTGCTGGGCCGCGGTTCCAACTGCATCAACACCGGCGGGGAGAAGGTCTACCCGGAGGAGGTCGAGCAGGCGATCAAGGCGCACCCGTCCGTCTACGACACGCTCGTCGTCGGCCTGCCCGACGACAAGTACGGCCAGACCGTCGCGGCTGTCGTCCAGCCGCGGGAGGGCGAGACCGTCGAGCTCGAGGAGCTGCGGACGTTCCTGCGCAGCCACATCTCCGGCTACAAGCTGCCCCGGTTCCTGACCCTCGTCGACCAGATCCCGCGCAACGCGACCGGCAAGGCGCAGTACCCGAAGGCCAAGGACCTCGCGATCGCCGCCCAGACCGCCGGCACCGCCCAGACCTCCGACAGCACCGCCGTCCCGAACGGAGCCAACGTCTGA
- a CDS encoding NAD(P)H-dependent flavin oxidoreductase: MRTPLCDAFGIDYPIFAFTPSEHVAAAVSRAGGLGVLGCVRFNDAEELDRTLTWMDENTDGKPYGVDVVMPMKVPEEVKGLDVSSMIPEDHKKFVDDTLRKLGVPPLPEGEGREGVLGWLHSVARSHVDVALQHRPVLIANALGSPPVDVIEQCHAAGLKVAALAGAPKHALSHVNNGVDIIVAQGYEAGGHTGEIASMVLTPDIVDAVGPDVPVLGAGGIGSGRQIAASLALGSQGVWTGSIWLGTEEYRNLTSNQGWETAFLRATSSDTTRTRIYTGKPARLLKTKWTEAWAEDDAPEPLPMPLQNLLVADAHNRINASGDPDVISMPVGQIVGRMNEVRPVAQVMADLVAEFEATVKKLDGLAGI; encoded by the coding sequence ATGCGCACCCCGCTGTGCGATGCCTTCGGCATCGACTACCCGATCTTCGCGTTCACCCCGTCCGAGCACGTCGCCGCGGCGGTCTCGCGTGCCGGCGGCCTGGGCGTCCTCGGCTGCGTCCGGTTCAACGACGCCGAGGAGCTCGACCGCACGCTGACGTGGATGGACGAGAACACCGACGGCAAGCCGTACGGCGTCGACGTCGTGATGCCGATGAAGGTGCCCGAGGAGGTCAAGGGACTCGACGTCTCCTCGATGATCCCCGAGGACCACAAGAAGTTCGTCGACGACACGCTGCGCAAGCTCGGCGTGCCGCCGCTGCCGGAGGGCGAGGGCCGCGAGGGCGTGCTGGGCTGGCTGCACTCGGTCGCGCGGTCCCACGTCGACGTCGCGCTCCAGCACCGCCCGGTGCTGATCGCCAACGCGCTCGGCTCGCCGCCGGTGGACGTCATCGAGCAGTGCCACGCCGCCGGCCTGAAGGTCGCGGCCCTGGCCGGGGCGCCCAAGCACGCGCTCAGCCACGTCAACAACGGCGTCGACATCATCGTCGCCCAGGGCTACGAGGCCGGCGGCCACACCGGCGAGATCGCCAGCATGGTGCTCACACCCGACATCGTCGACGCCGTCGGTCCCGACGTGCCGGTGCTCGGTGCCGGCGGCATCGGCTCCGGCCGCCAGATCGCCGCTTCGCTCGCACTCGGCTCGCAGGGCGTGTGGACCGGCTCGATCTGGCTCGGCACCGAGGAGTACCGCAACCTCACGAGCAACCAGGGCTGGGAGACCGCGTTCCTGCGCGCCACCTCCTCCGACACCACCCGCACCCGCATCTACACCGGCAAGCCGGCGCGACTGCTCAAGACGAAGTGGACCGAGGCCTGGGCCGAGGACGACGCTCCCGAGCCGCTGCCCATGCCGCTGCAGAACCTGCTCGTCGCCGACGCGCACAACCGCATCAACGCCTCCGGCGACCCCGACGTCATCTCGATGCCCGTCGGCCAGATCGTCGGGCGGATGAACGAGGTCCGACCCGTCGCCCAGGTCATGGCCGACCTGGTCGCCGAGTTCGAGGCGACGGTCAAGAAGCTGGACGGCCTGGCGGGGATCTGA
- a CDS encoding LVIVD repeat-containing protein, which translates to MTAGPLRRLAVAGAAAAALVAGAVAGMGSSSAELPLHGVPRADCAPGDLVETGIQGRVPTADYDSGRAAQGYTCNTVAVGRHGRSGGFKVQRYTDAAGRTCAYYDSTRMLGTNLDNLLNETGLGVVVLDMTDPAHPRKTANLITPAMLSPHESLLVNQERGLLAGVMGTAATAPGILDVYDISQDCRRPRLMSSTISAVFGHESGFAPDGRTFWSAGAAGFTLTAVDLTNPRAPKRIFTKTGVVYHGLRLSDDGRTMYVANMGTPNQNSILDDPGLHILDVSEVQDRKPSPQVRTLSELGWPEASIPQVAEPFTRDGRQYVLEVDEFTDWFGHNWKVDFLRSGVGAARIIDVTDPRAPYVVSNVRLEVHDPALRDDDVLSDPGANQVIKSYSAHYCSVPTRDEPQIAGCSMIASGLRLFDISDLENPREVGYFNQPGTDGGNALSQPAWDLERGQVWYTDADDGLYVVGLRGRARELLGP; encoded by the coding sequence ATGACCGCCGGCCCGCTCCGCCGGCTCGCCGTCGCCGGTGCGGCGGCCGCGGCCCTCGTCGCCGGCGCCGTGGCGGGGATGGGCTCCTCGTCCGCGGAGCTGCCGCTGCACGGCGTGCCGCGGGCCGACTGCGCGCCCGGCGACCTCGTGGAGACCGGCATCCAGGGTCGGGTGCCCACCGCCGACTACGACTCGGGCCGCGCCGCGCAGGGGTACACGTGCAACACGGTGGCCGTCGGCCGCCACGGCAGGTCCGGCGGGTTCAAGGTCCAGCGCTACACCGACGCCGCCGGCCGCACCTGCGCCTACTACGACTCGACCCGGATGCTGGGCACCAACCTCGACAACCTGCTCAACGAGACCGGGCTCGGCGTCGTGGTGCTCGACATGACCGATCCCGCGCACCCGCGCAAGACGGCCAACCTGATCACGCCCGCCATGCTCAGCCCCCACGAGTCGCTGCTCGTCAACCAGGAGCGCGGGCTGCTCGCGGGCGTGATGGGCACGGCCGCGACGGCACCCGGGATCCTCGACGTCTACGACATCAGCCAGGACTGCCGGCGGCCGCGGCTGATGTCGTCCACCATCTCGGCCGTCTTCGGTCACGAGAGCGGGTTCGCCCCCGACGGCAGGACGTTCTGGTCGGCGGGCGCCGCGGGCTTCACCCTCACCGCCGTCGACCTCACCAACCCGCGCGCCCCGAAGCGGATCTTCACGAAGACCGGCGTCGTCTACCACGGGCTCCGGCTCTCCGACGACGGCCGCACGATGTACGTCGCCAACATGGGCACGCCCAACCAGAACAGCATCCTCGACGACCCGGGCCTGCACATCCTCGACGTGTCCGAGGTCCAGGACCGCAAGCCGAGCCCCCAGGTGCGGACCCTGTCCGAGCTCGGCTGGCCGGAGGCGTCGATCCCGCAGGTCGCCGAGCCGTTCACCCGCGACGGCCGGCAGTACGTCCTCGAGGTCGACGAGTTCACCGACTGGTTCGGGCACAACTGGAAGGTCGACTTCCTGCGCAGCGGCGTCGGTGCCGCACGCATCATCGACGTCACCGACCCCCGGGCGCCGTACGTCGTCTCCAACGTCCGCCTCGAGGTGCACGACCCGGCGCTGCGCGACGACGACGTGCTGTCCGACCCCGGCGCCAACCAGGTCATCAAGAGCTACTCCGCGCACTACTGCTCGGTGCCGACGCGCGACGAGCCGCAGATCGCGGGCTGCTCGATGATCGCCTCGGGCCTGCGGCTGTTCGACATCTCCGACCTCGAGAACCCGCGCGAGGTGGGCTACTTCAACCAGCCCGGCACCGACGGCGGCAACGCCCTGTCGCAGCCCGCCTGGGACCTCGAGCGAGGACAGGTCTGGTACACCGACGCCGACGACGGCCTGTACGTCGTGGGCCTGCGCGGGCGTGCCCGCGAGCTGCTCGGTCCCTGA
- a CDS encoding maleylpyruvate isomerase N-terminal domain-containing protein, translating to MNRTSFVVAAKTAFDLASASEVADRWGEESACAGMTVGGLAHHLLQQASNTVRLVQMEPVAEPPIGLLDHYARAAWVEAGQDDEANVTIRESADAGAEGGPERVLEQAAHALDLLPSALETHRVPDQVHIPWQGWSLTTEDFLTTRAMEIVVHSDDLAASVGLPTPEFPDDLVAEVLRLLAGVAVRRHGQAAVVRALSRPQRAPESVSAF from the coding sequence GTGAACCGCACGTCATTCGTCGTCGCCGCCAAGACCGCCTTCGACCTCGCGTCCGCGAGCGAGGTCGCCGACCGCTGGGGCGAGGAGAGCGCCTGTGCCGGCATGACCGTGGGCGGGCTGGCCCACCACCTGCTCCAGCAGGCGTCCAACACGGTGCGGCTCGTCCAGATGGAGCCCGTCGCGGAGCCCCCGATCGGGCTGCTCGACCACTACGCCCGAGCGGCCTGGGTCGAGGCGGGGCAGGACGACGAGGCCAACGTGACGATCCGCGAGTCGGCCGACGCCGGTGCCGAGGGAGGTCCCGAGCGGGTGCTCGAGCAGGCCGCGCACGCCCTCGACCTGCTGCCCTCGGCGCTCGAGACGCATCGCGTGCCCGACCAGGTGCACATCCCCTGGCAGGGCTGGTCGCTCACCACCGAGGACTTCCTCACCACCCGGGCGATGGAGATCGTCGTCCACTCCGACGACCTCGCGGCGAGCGTCGGGCTGCCGACGCCGGAGTTCCCCGACGACCTGGTCGCCGAGGTGCTGCGGCTGCTCGCCGGCGTCGCCGTACGACGACACGGGCAGGCCGCCGTGGTGCGTGCGCTCAGCCGTCCGCAGCGCGCGCCGGAGTCGGTCTCGGCGTTCTGA
- a CDS encoding acyl-CoA dehydrogenase family protein has translation MDFLFTPEQDEAAALAARIVGDKATPARMKQVEAAGDRFDRELWATLGEAFDWADLDLVTLARVLVEVGRKVAPVPLAVHGACVRFLADAGEAADAGLYAAAVAEERSHLPATPTVTADGSGALTGTKTLVRAGMAADVLLVTATGPEGVGVHLVDAGATDRQAQHTSDGDATALVTFAGTPSTKVGDAAAAERLGQLLTVLAAAEQLGVTEGALTLTSSYAKSREQFGRPIATFQAVSQRLADGFIDVLGQRLTLWQAVWRLAEGLQAATEVAVAKLWAADAGHRLAHTTVHVHGGVGIDLDGEAHRYFTSAKRFEFLFGGATEQALAIGRSLADA, from the coding sequence ATGGACTTTCTCTTCACACCCGAGCAGGACGAGGCCGCGGCACTGGCGGCGCGGATCGTCGGCGACAAGGCCACGCCCGCGCGGATGAAGCAGGTCGAGGCCGCCGGCGACCGGTTCGACCGGGAGCTGTGGGCCACGCTCGGCGAGGCGTTCGACTGGGCGGACCTCGACCTCGTCACCCTCGCACGTGTGCTCGTCGAGGTCGGCCGCAAGGTCGCCCCGGTGCCGCTCGCCGTCCACGGTGCCTGCGTCCGGTTCCTCGCCGACGCCGGCGAGGCTGCCGACGCGGGCCTGTACGCCGCGGCGGTCGCCGAGGAGCGCTCCCACCTGCCCGCCACCCCGACCGTCACCGCCGACGGGTCCGGCGCCCTCACCGGCACCAAGACGCTCGTCCGTGCCGGCATGGCGGCCGACGTGCTGCTGGTGACCGCGACCGGTCCCGAGGGGGTCGGCGTCCACCTGGTCGACGCGGGCGCCACCGACCGCCAGGCCCAGCACACGAGCGACGGCGACGCGACCGCCCTCGTCACGTTCGCCGGCACGCCGTCGACGAAGGTCGGCGACGCCGCAGCGGCCGAGCGCCTCGGACAGCTGCTGACGGTCCTCGCCGCCGCCGAGCAGCTCGGCGTCACCGAGGGCGCGCTCACGCTGACGTCGTCGTACGCGAAGTCACGTGAGCAGTTCGGCCGGCCGATCGCGACGTTCCAGGCGGTCTCGCAGCGGCTCGCCGACGGCTTCATCGACGTGCTCGGCCAGCGGCTCACGCTCTGGCAGGCGGTCTGGCGGCTCGCCGAGGGCCTGCAGGCCGCGACGGAGGTCGCGGTCGCGAAGCTCTGGGCCGCGGACGCGGGCCACCGGCTCGCGCACACGACGGTCCACGTGCACGGGGGCGTCGGCATCGACCTCGACGGCGAGGCCCACCGCTACTTCACGAGCGCGAAGCGGTTCGAGTTCCTCTTCGGCGGCGCCACCGAGCAGGCCCTGGCGATCGGCAGGTCCCTCGCCGACGCCTGA
- a CDS encoding acyl-CoA dehydrogenase family protein, producing the protein MHINLNSQQVALREELKEYFADLVTPEIRAGLASATGEFGEAGVYKDVIRQIGKDGWLGIGWPKEYGGQARSMVEQLIFTDVAAIAGVPIPYLTLNTVGPTIMRFGSDEQKEYFLPKILAGELHFSIGYSEPGSGTDLASLQTRATLEGDEWVINGQKMWTSLIQYADWIWLACRTEPDAPRHKGLSMILVPADAKGVSYTPVHTVAGVGTSATYYEDVRVPASNLISERGGGWALMTNQLNHERVALTSAAPLVHSLQLVRDWAAETRNPDGSRVIDTEWVRIALGRAHARIEALSLINWKLAADADHGVALSPAEASATKIYGSELATEVYRSLMEVVGPHAGVTGDSPGAALAGRLERFHRSSLVMTFGGGTNEIQRDIIGYVGLGLPAAKR; encoded by the coding sequence GTGCACATCAATCTCAACTCGCAGCAGGTCGCCCTGCGCGAGGAGCTCAAGGAGTACTTCGCCGACCTCGTGACGCCCGAGATCCGCGCCGGGCTCGCGTCGGCCACCGGCGAGTTCGGCGAGGCGGGCGTCTACAAGGACGTGATCCGCCAGATCGGCAAGGACGGCTGGCTCGGCATCGGCTGGCCGAAGGAGTACGGCGGTCAGGCCCGCTCCATGGTCGAGCAGCTGATCTTCACCGACGTCGCGGCCATCGCCGGCGTGCCGATCCCCTACCTGACCCTCAACACGGTCGGGCCCACGATCATGCGCTTCGGCAGCGACGAGCAGAAGGAGTACTTCCTCCCGAAGATCCTCGCCGGCGAGCTCCACTTCTCGATCGGCTACTCCGAGCCCGGCTCGGGCACCGACCTCGCCTCGCTCCAGACGCGGGCGACGCTGGAGGGCGACGAGTGGGTGATCAACGGCCAGAAGATGTGGACATCGCTGATCCAGTACGCCGACTGGATCTGGCTGGCGTGCCGCACGGAGCCCGACGCCCCGCGTCACAAGGGCCTGTCGATGATCCTGGTGCCGGCCGACGCGAAGGGCGTCTCCTACACCCCGGTGCACACGGTCGCCGGCGTCGGGACCTCGGCGACGTACTACGAGGACGTGCGCGTGCCCGCCTCCAACCTGATCAGCGAGCGCGGCGGCGGCTGGGCGCTGATGACCAACCAGCTCAACCACGAGCGGGTGGCGCTCACCTCGGCCGCTCCCCTGGTGCACTCGCTCCAGCTGGTGCGCGACTGGGCCGCCGAGACCCGCAACCCCGACGGGTCACGCGTGATCGACACCGAGTGGGTGCGGATCGCGCTCGGCCGCGCGCACGCGCGCATCGAGGCGCTCTCGCTGATCAACTGGAAGCTCGCCGCCGACGCCGACCACGGCGTCGCGCTCTCCCCCGCCGAGGCGTCGGCGACGAAGATCTACGGCTCCGAGCTGGCGACCGAGGTCTACCGCAGCCTGATGGAGGTCGTCGGCCCGCACGCCGGCGTCACCGGCGACTCCCCCGGCGCGGCGCTCGCCGGGCGCCTCGAGCGCTTCCACCGGTCCTCACTGGTGATGACGTTCGGCGGCGGCACCAACGAGATCCAGCGCGACATCATCGGCTACGTGGGCCTCGGGCTGCCCGCGGCGAAGCGGTAA
- a CDS encoding Rieske 2Fe-2S domain-containing protein translates to MSDTHASNVRSLDQGTTPLRYARGWHCLGLASTFADGKPHAIHGFGTKLVVWQDSKGELNVLDGYCRHMGGDLTQGEVKGDEVACPFHDWRWGGDGKCKQIPYARRVPLRARTKRYETAIRNGQLMIWNDPEGSAADHDLLPPELPDVLTDKYTPWSWHIKEINGSHCRELIDNVADMAHFYYVHFAFPTSFRNIFEGHTATQFMESKGRPDKSEGGYSGEDSTLSSVATYYGPSYMINWLTVDYKGFVTEVILINCHIPTGPDSFTLQYGISVKKPEGLDDKTVDYIAERYTESFGDGFLQDVHIWENKVAVQNPLLCEEDGPVYQLRRWYEQFYTDVADIKPEMTDRFEFEVDTTKANEYWHAEVEANLARRAEEQATATADA, encoded by the coding sequence ATGAGTGACACCCATGCCTCGAATGTGCGGAGCCTCGACCAGGGGACCACCCCCTTGCGCTACGCCAGGGGCTGGCACTGCCTCGGCCTGGCGTCCACCTTCGCGGACGGGAAGCCGCATGCGATCCACGGCTTCGGCACCAAGCTCGTCGTGTGGCAGGACAGCAAGGGCGAGCTCAACGTGCTCGACGGCTACTGCCGTCACATGGGCGGCGACCTGACCCAGGGCGAGGTGAAGGGTGACGAGGTGGCGTGCCCCTTCCACGACTGGCGCTGGGGCGGCGACGGCAAGTGCAAGCAGATCCCCTACGCCCGGCGGGTGCCGCTGCGGGCGCGCACCAAGCGCTACGAGACCGCGATCCGCAACGGCCAGCTGATGATCTGGAACGACCCCGAGGGCTCGGCCGCCGACCACGACCTGCTGCCGCCGGAGCTGCCCGACGTGCTGACGGACAAGTACACGCCGTGGTCGTGGCACATCAAGGAGATCAACGGCTCCCACTGCCGCGAGCTCATCGACAACGTCGCCGACATGGCGCACTTCTACTACGTGCACTTCGCGTTCCCCACGAGCTTCCGCAACATCTTCGAGGGGCACACCGCGACCCAGTTCATGGAGTCGAAGGGCCGGCCCGACAAGTCCGAGGGCGGCTACAGCGGCGAGGACTCCACGCTGAGCTCCGTGGCGACCTACTACGGACCGTCGTACATGATCAACTGGCTCACGGTCGACTACAAGGGATTCGTCACCGAGGTGATCCTCATCAACTGCCACATCCCGACCGGCCCCGACTCGTTCACGCTCCAGTACGGCATCAGCGTGAAGAAGCCCGAGGGACTCGACGACAAGACCGTCGACTACATCGCGGAGCGCTACACCGAGTCGTTCGGTGACGGCTTCCTCCAGGACGTGCACATCTGGGAGAACAAGGTCGCCGTCCAGAACCCGCTGCTGTGCGAGGAGGACGGCCCGGTCTACCAGCTGCGCCGCTGGTACGAGCAGTTCTACACCGACGTCGCCGACATCAAGCCAGAGATGACGGACCGGTTCGAGTTCGAGGTCGACACCACGAAGGCCAACGAGTACTGGCACGCCGAGGTGGAGGCCAACCTGGCGCGGCGTGCCGAGGAGCAAGCGACCGCGACCGCGGACGCCTGA
- a CDS encoding 2Fe-2S iron-sulfur cluster-binding protein — MDIESFLLTVVDVVDETADARSISFAVPEGAEEKFVYRPGQFLTLAVPSDQTVIAARCYSLSSSPHDGGPLTVTVKRTDGGYASNWVCDHLTVGETIRVLPPSGIFTPASLDADFLLFAGGSGVTPIMSITRTALAEGKGKVVVFYANRDERSVIFAKELTRLAAAYPDRLQVIHWLESVQGLPTPEQIKAFASQYLSYDAFVCGPAPYMKMVTTALRELDFPRDRRHQEKFVSLGGNPFGDLAQLQEAEQEIALAEADEDGSAAEVFAPGGPTAPVKVEVELDGQDYTFDDWDPKTKLLDFLESKGVQAPYSCREGECSACAIRLLEGEVHMLHNDVLDDEDLADGIRLGCQSLPATDTVKVTYS, encoded by the coding sequence GTGGACATCGAGTCCTTCCTGCTGACGGTCGTCGATGTCGTCGACGAGACAGCGGACGCCCGATCGATCAGCTTCGCCGTGCCCGAGGGCGCGGAGGAGAAGTTCGTCTACCGACCCGGCCAGTTCCTCACCCTGGCGGTGCCGAGCGACCAGACCGTGATCGCCGCGCGCTGCTACTCCCTGTCGTCGAGCCCGCACGACGGCGGCCCGCTCACGGTGACGGTCAAGCGCACCGACGGGGGCTACGCGTCCAACTGGGTGTGTGACCACCTGACCGTCGGCGAGACGATCCGGGTGCTCCCGCCCTCGGGCATCTTCACCCCGGCCTCGCTGGACGCGGACTTCCTGCTCTTCGCCGGAGGATCCGGCGTGACACCGATCATGTCGATCACGCGCACCGCGCTGGCCGAGGGCAAGGGCAAGGTCGTCGTGTTCTACGCCAACCGCGACGAGAGGTCGGTGATCTTCGCCAAGGAGCTCACGCGGCTTGCCGCGGCGTACCCGGACCGGCTCCAGGTCATCCACTGGCTGGAGTCGGTGCAGGGGCTGCCCACGCCCGAGCAGATCAAGGCGTTCGCGTCGCAGTACCTGTCCTACGACGCCTTCGTGTGCGGGCCCGCGCCGTACATGAAGATGGTGACGACCGCGCTGCGGGAGCTGGACTTCCCGCGCGACCGACGCCACCAGGAGAAGTTCGTCTCGCTCGGCGGCAACCCGTTCGGCGACCTCGCGCAGCTGCAGGAGGCCGAGCAGGAGATCGCCCTCGCCGAGGCCGACGAGGACGGATCGGCCGCGGAGGTGTTCGCGCCCGGCGGACCGACCGCGCCGGTCAAGGTCGAGGTCGAGCTCGACGGCCAGGACTACACGTTCGACGACTGGGACCCGAAGACCAAGCTGCTCGACTTCCTCGAGAGCAAGGGCGTCCAGGCGCCGTACTCCTGCCGCGAGGGGGAGTGCTCGGCGTGCGCGATCCGGCTCCTGGAGGGCGAGGTCCACATGCTCCACAACGACGTGCTCGACGACGAGGACCTCGCGGACGGGATCCGGCTCGGCTGCCAGTCGCTGCCGGCGACCGACACCGTGAAGGTCACCTACAGCTGA